One part of the Vicia villosa cultivar HV-30 ecotype Madison, WI unplaced genomic scaffold, Vvil1.0 ctg.000189F_1_1, whole genome shotgun sequence genome encodes these proteins:
- the LOC131625142 gene encoding uncharacterized protein LOC131625142, translating to MAGSGLPSLGRVKLADLVPSDGLPSDSYKISVSILSQSLAQFSAVIIQFPSTDGALLRSGLESARLYFHQRETYPPADIIHSGESHDWCKTSGYYADPHLWQETYDYRPGLTPLEQSNSIELPPAGLSDMFSLFGKAARDILEAIGFHLNLRSSPFVEILDNVPLRNREISSSVLSVCCHARPSFQGPQHHDIAATQEDGQLLMYPDHDHQVDKSLISLVKSDRAGLHVKDYQGRWILVDGDLGPQEAIVYPGLALYQATAGYVNPALHKTEINMETNMYGRCSLGFKLLPKSMTSLDCSEMRAAGYGIETQFQLPVPVDDFMQRSHPTDHLFNRPAFQCFNFQPTHDGSMKTLIRRRKQNPKSKPLPPSKRLRLEAQRVLKERVQDIADKKGIKLRFCNIKECESHFHTLDSPCANIRMEIGWPPGVPFVHPHDLPNKAKLGFLEAYEPGWTEAHQNIDRNQSP from the exons ATGGCAGGCAGTGGCCTGCCTTCTTTGGGACGTGTGAAGCTCGCGGATTTAGTTCCTTCGGACGGGTTACCGTCTGATTCGTATAAAATTTCAGTTTCGATTTTATCGCAATCGCTAGCTCAATTTTCAGCTGTGATTATTCAGTTTCCGTCAACGGATGGTGCTCTTTTAAGATCTGGTTTAGAATCGGCTCGTTTGTATTTCCATCAGAGAGAAACGTATCCGCCTGCAGATATAATCCATTCTGGCGAGTCGCATGATTGGTGTAAAACTTCTGGTTACTATGCGGATCCTCATTTGTGGCAAGAAACGTATGATTATAGACCGGGTTTAACTCCTTTGGAACAGAGTAACTCGATTGAGTTGCCTCCTGCTGGTTTGTCGGATATGTTTTCTTTATTTGGAAAAGCGGCAAGGGATATTTTGGAAGCGATTGGCTTCCACTTGAATTTACGCAGTTCTCCGTTTGTGGAAATATTGGATAATGTTCCCTTGAGAAATCGGGAAATTTCGTCTTCGGTTTTGTCTGTTTGCTGTCATGCTAGGCCTTCATTTCAAGGGCCACAACATCATGATATAGCTGCTACTCAAGAGGATGGTCAGTTGCTTATGTATCCTGATCATGATCATCAAGTTGATAAAAGCTTGATATCTCTTGTTAAGTCGGACAGAGCGGGTTTACATGTTAAAGACTATCAAGGTCGGTGGATTCTTGTTGATGGTGATTTGGGGCCTCAAGAGGCTATTGTTTATCCCGGGCTTGCTCTTTATCAAGCAACAGCGGGATATGTTAATCCTGCGTTGCACAAAACTGAGATCAATATGGAGACTAACATGTATGGGAGGTGTTCTTTAGGGTTCAAACTTTTGCCTAAATCAATGACTAGTCTTGATTGTTCGGAAATGAGAGCGGCCGGATACGGAATTGAAACTCAGTTCCAGCTTCCTGTTCCTGTTGATGATTTTATGCAGCGATCTCATCCAACTGACCACCTTTTTAATCGGCCTGCTTTTCAATGCTTCAATTTCCAACCAACACATGACG GATCCATGAAGACTTTGATACGGAGGAGGAAGCAAAATCCTAAAAGCAAACCTCTGCCACCTTCCAAGAGGTTAAGGCTCGAAGCGCAGAGAGTTTTGAAAGAAAGAGTCCAAGACATTGCAGATAAGAAAGGCATCAAGCTGCGCTTCTGTAATATCAAGGAATGTGAAAGTCACTTTCACACCCTAGACAGCCCGTGTGCAAATATACGAATGGAGATAGGATGGCCTCCTGGAGTACCATTTGTCCATCCCCATGACTTGCCCAATAAGGCAAAGCTGGGATTTCTTGAAGCATATGAACCCGGTTGGACAGAAGCGCATCAAAACATAGACAG GAATCAGTCCCCGTAG